A window of the Lysinibacillus irui genome harbors these coding sequences:
- the rpmB gene encoding 50S ribosomal protein L28 yields the protein MPKQCVITGRKTRTGNNRSHAMNANKRTWGANLQKVRILVDGKPKRVWVSARALKSGKIERV from the coding sequence ATGCCAAAACAATGTGTAATCACTGGACGTAAAACTCGTACTGGTAACAACCGTTCCCACGCTATGAACGCTAACAAACGTACTTGGGGTGCTAACCTTCAAAAAGTTCGTATCTTAGTTGACGGTAAACCAAAACGTGTATGGGTTTCTGCTCGTGCATTAAAATCAGGTAAAATTGAGCGCGTTTAA
- the rsgA gene encoding ribosome small subunit-dependent GTPase A: protein MAQGQIRKALSGYYYVYDGQQLIQCRGRGVFRNRGESPLVGDMVEYTMETEGSDGTIQKILARQNELVRPPIANIDQGILVFSVKEPNFNTILLDRFLVVLESFHVHPIICLTKMDLLNPEERKELQQYIEDYQSMGYTVLQTYKDEEELIGRLQPILKGKTTVLAGQSGVGKSTLLNTLIPDLNLKTGIISQSLGRGKHTTRHVELIEVCDGLLADTPGFSSFDFDEIEKEELGACFPEMAKIADDCKFRGCLHLKEPKCAVKAAVEAGDIRDYRYKHYEQFMQEIIDRKPRY from the coding sequence ATGGCGCAAGGCCAAATAAGAAAAGCATTAAGCGGTTATTACTATGTTTATGATGGTCAGCAACTTATACAATGTCGAGGGCGTGGGGTTTTTCGAAATCGTGGAGAATCTCCGCTTGTCGGCGATATGGTAGAATATACAATGGAAACAGAAGGTTCGGATGGCACGATTCAAAAGATATTAGCGCGTCAAAATGAATTGGTTCGTCCGCCAATTGCCAATATTGATCAAGGTATTTTAGTATTTTCCGTAAAAGAGCCAAATTTCAATACCATTTTACTAGATCGCTTTTTAGTGGTGTTAGAATCATTCCATGTACATCCTATTATTTGTTTAACAAAAATGGATTTACTAAATCCTGAAGAGCGTAAGGAATTACAGCAGTATATTGAAGATTATCAAAGCATGGGCTATACGGTTTTACAAACTTATAAAGATGAAGAAGAGTTAATTGGACGTTTACAGCCTATTTTAAAGGGTAAAACGACTGTATTAGCAGGCCAATCTGGCGTTGGTAAATCAACATTGCTTAATACATTAATTCCTGATCTCAATTTAAAAACAGGCATAATCTCGCAAAGTTTAGGACGAGGAAAACATACCACTCGTCATGTTGAGCTTATTGAGGTATGTGATGGTTTACTGGCAGATACTCCTGGATTTAGTTCTTTTGATTTTGATGAAATTGAAAAAGAAGAACTAGGTGCATGTTTTCCGGAAATGGCTAAAATTGCGGATGATTGTAAATTCAGAGGTTGTTTACACTTGAAAGAGCCAAAATGTGCAGTAAAGGCAGCAGTAGAAGCAGGGGATATTCGTGACTACCGCTACAAGCATTACGAACAGTTTATGCAAGAAATTATCGACCGAAAGCCGAGGTATTAA
- a CDS encoding IclR family transcriptional regulator — MQLLERAMTIAKVLASEANDSSLSISELSTKCDLPLSTLHRILKAMIKQGMIEQDEQSKHYRLGTIWMELGLQVYDTMDYISKIRPELERLAREVEESVYLSKPAGLDTIIIERIDSAANPIRIYDQLGIRIPMHIGAANKAILASLPDTQSKEILEQLVMQDEIAEIEEQLRQIRQQGYAISHGERSAGTSSIAVSVIDGFGEVIGAVSIGFVNFNVSQDHINTLIERLVDTGKRVSMKLGYRGK; from the coding sequence ATGCAATTATTAGAGCGAGCTATGACGATTGCGAAGGTTTTAGCTTCTGAAGCAAATGACAGTAGCTTGTCCATTTCAGAGCTTTCTACAAAATGCGATTTACCCTTAAGTACTTTACATAGAATTTTAAAGGCCATGATTAAACAAGGTATGATTGAGCAAGATGAACAATCGAAGCACTATCGTCTTGGGACAATATGGATGGAGCTTGGACTACAAGTGTATGACACAATGGACTATATTAGTAAAATTAGACCTGAGTTAGAGCGCTTGGCAAGAGAGGTTGAAGAAAGCGTCTATTTAAGTAAGCCTGCCGGTTTAGATACGATTATTATTGAAAGAATAGACAGTGCAGCAAATCCTATTCGAATTTATGACCAGCTAGGTATACGGATACCTATGCATATCGGTGCGGCAAATAAAGCCATTCTTGCCTCTCTGCCCGACACACAATCCAAAGAAATTTTAGAGCAGCTTGTAATGCAAGATGAAATAGCTGAAATAGAGGAACAGCTTCGCCAAATTCGGCAACAAGGATATGCGATTAGTCATGGGGAACGATCTGCAGGTACGTCCTCCATTGCAGTTTCTGTTATAGATGGTTTTGGGGAAGTGATTGGGGCAGTAAGCATCGGCTTTGTGAATTTTAATGTCTCTCAAGACCATATTAATACATTAATTGAGCGTTTGGTTGATACTGGCAAACGTGTGTCAATGAAACTTGGTTATCGAGGGAAATGA
- a CDS encoding Stp1/IreP family PP2C-type Ser/Thr phosphatase, with amino-acid sequence MEYTVESDIGLKRSINEDRAAFFKRPDGLALALVADGMGGHNAGDVASDMAIKQMESFFLQADAHHFVSTTSKKEWLLQTVKQINKTIYDYSLSHEDCKGMGTTFIAVLIEEHHCFIAHVGDSRVYYFFEDGAQQITRDHSYVNVLVENGEISEEEALTHPKKNFILKAVGTEETIEPDFYEVDLASESYLLICSDGLSNKLTVYEMASIITYPDSIGEKGRKLVELANASGGEDNISLVLLTKKDEEV; translated from the coding sequence TTGGAATACACAGTCGAAAGTGATATTGGTTTAAAACGATCAATTAATGAAGACCGTGCTGCATTCTTTAAACGTCCTGACGGGCTTGCATTAGCACTTGTAGCGGACGGCATGGGTGGTCATAATGCTGGTGATGTGGCAAGTGATATGGCAATTAAACAGATGGAATCCTTTTTTTTACAGGCAGACGCGCATCATTTTGTATCAACAACATCAAAAAAAGAATGGTTATTACAAACAGTTAAGCAAATAAATAAAACAATATATGACTATTCTTTATCACATGAAGACTGTAAAGGAATGGGCACGACGTTTATTGCGGTGTTAATAGAAGAGCATCATTGCTTCATTGCACATGTTGGAGATAGTCGTGTGTATTATTTCTTTGAAGATGGTGCACAACAAATAACAAGAGATCATTCATATGTAAATGTACTGGTTGAAAATGGCGAAATAAGTGAAGAAGAGGCTTTGACACATCCGAAGAAAAATTTCATTTTAAAGGCTGTTGGAACAGAAGAAACAATAGAACCAGACTTTTATGAAGTTGATTTAGCATCAGAATCGTATTTACTCATTTGTTCAGATGGATTAAGTAATAAACTTACTGTATATGAAATGGCATCTATTATTACGTATCCAGATTCCATTGGGGAGAAAGGGCGTAAGCTTGTAGAATTAGCAAATGCCAGCGGGGGAGAAGATAATATCTCCCTCGTGCTACTAACAAAAAAGGATGAGGAGGTGTAA
- the spoVM gene encoding stage V sporulation protein SpoVM encodes MKVYTFQLPKFVSSITRTCINLFKKDKKVKKSD; translated from the coding sequence CTGAAAGTATATACGTTCCAGCTGCCGAAATTTGTGAGTAGTATCACGCGTACTTGTATTAACCTATTTAAAAAAGATAAGAAAGTAAAAAAATCCGACTGA
- the pknB gene encoding Stk1 family PASTA domain-containing Ser/Thr kinase, whose product MLVGKRISDRYKILELIGGGGMSNVYLAHDMILNRDVAIKILRYDFSNEDELHRRFQREALSATSLTHPNIVNIYDVGDDGDLHYIVMEYVQGKTLKQYIQEFAPISPARSVHIMKQLTSAIANAHENHIIHRDIKPQNILMDAEGNVKITDFGIAMTLSATSFTQTNSVLGTVHYLSPEQARGGTATNKSDIYALGIVLYELLTGELPFSGESAVSIALKHLQKETPSVRAFDATIPQSLENVVLKATAKEASHRYNTVEEMYDDLETVLSPNRINEPKFVVPVDNDVTKAIPIIKEQVLKKDEDLTKTRVIEPIVEVKAPSQPKPKKNSEKPTPVKAKKKNWPKYIAGLLLVAIVIFLFFLFATDAFSPKKVAVPDVTNLTVEDATKKLEAEGFVVGDEPQERNHEEIEKGKVIETDPAKNSMRAKGSEIDLIVSLGVEMTTVDNYVGQNYSQVEALIKGKYKEVIKEDVPSREPEGRIIEQSIPADTEVVAKEETITFKVSQGVRMVRVENVVNYTKADMDDYVNRVGLNWRISREEYHESIPAGSVISQLTNAGTMVEEGSVISVVMSKGPAKKPEKTLIIPVNIEYKPTEEGIEQKIRIEIQDKNHTFSEPVKEFSIVEDTTYNIQLVIEEGKDASYRIIRDSEIILEDKVNYKDVN is encoded by the coding sequence ATGCTTGTAGGTAAAAGAATTAGTGACCGTTATAAAATTTTAGAACTCATTGGCGGCGGTGGTATGTCGAATGTTTATTTAGCACATGACATGATATTAAACCGTGATGTAGCCATTAAAATATTACGTTACGATTTTTCCAATGAGGATGAATTACATCGACGTTTTCAACGTGAGGCACTGTCTGCTACAAGTCTTACACATCCGAATATTGTTAATATTTATGATGTAGGTGATGATGGAGATCTACATTATATTGTGATGGAATATGTTCAAGGAAAAACGTTAAAGCAGTACATACAAGAATTTGCACCTATTTCACCTGCCAGAAGCGTGCACATTATGAAGCAATTAACATCTGCAATTGCCAATGCACATGAAAATCATATCATTCACCGTGATATTAAACCGCAAAATATTTTAATGGATGCAGAGGGCAATGTTAAAATAACTGATTTTGGTATCGCCATGACGTTAAGTGCTACATCGTTTACACAAACAAATTCAGTGTTGGGTACGGTGCATTATTTATCACCAGAGCAAGCCCGTGGTGGTACGGCAACAAACAAATCCGACATTTATGCACTCGGTATTGTTTTATATGAATTATTAACAGGTGAATTACCATTTTCTGGTGAATCAGCGGTTTCAATTGCACTCAAACATTTGCAGAAAGAAACGCCTTCTGTCCGTGCTTTCGATGCAACTATTCCACAAAGTTTGGAAAATGTGGTGCTTAAGGCTACTGCGAAAGAGGCTTCTCATCGTTATAATACAGTCGAAGAAATGTATGATGATTTGGAAACAGTATTATCACCAAATCGAATAAATGAGCCGAAATTTGTCGTGCCAGTTGATAATGATGTGACAAAAGCCATTCCAATTATTAAAGAGCAGGTTCTGAAAAAGGACGAAGATTTAACCAAAACAAGAGTTATTGAACCGATTGTGGAAGTTAAAGCTCCATCTCAACCAAAACCTAAAAAAAATAGTGAAAAACCAACTCCAGTGAAGGCAAAAAAGAAAAATTGGCCAAAGTATATTGCTGGATTACTTTTAGTAGCTATTGTCATCTTCTTATTCTTTTTATTTGCAACAGATGCATTTAGCCCGAAAAAAGTGGCAGTACCTGATGTAACAAATTTAACCGTAGAGGACGCTACAAAGAAATTAGAAGCTGAGGGATTTGTCGTTGGTGATGAGCCTCAGGAGCGGAATCACGAGGAAATTGAAAAGGGTAAGGTTATCGAAACAGATCCAGCTAAAAATTCAATGCGAGCAAAAGGCTCAGAGATTGACTTAATTGTTAGCTTAGGTGTAGAGATGACGACCGTTGATAATTATGTAGGACAAAATTATAGTCAAGTCGAAGCTTTAATAAAAGGAAAATATAAAGAGGTTATAAAAGAGGATGTTCCTTCTCGTGAACCTGAAGGCAGGATTATTGAGCAAAGTATTCCCGCGGATACAGAAGTGGTAGCAAAAGAGGAGACAATCACGTTTAAAGTAAGCCAAGGTGTTAGGATGGTAAGGGTTGAAAACGTTGTAAATTATACGAAAGCTGATATGGATGATTATGTGAATAGAGTGGGTCTTAACTGGCGTATATCTCGTGAAGAATATCATGAGTCGATCCCAGCTGGTAGTGTGATTTCACAATTAACAAATGCAGGTACTATGGTGGAGGAAGGTTCTGTTATATCGGTTGTAATGAGTAAAGGTCCAGCTAAAAAGCCAGAGAAAACATTAATTATCCCTGTAAATATTGAGTATAAACCTACAGAAGAGGGAATAGAGCAAAAAATTCGTATTGAAATTCAGGATAAAAATCATACATTTTCAGAACCAGTTAAAGAATTTTCGATTGTAGAGGATACGACTTACAATATACAGCTTGTTATTGAAGAGGGCAAAGATGCAAGTTATAGAATTATTCGTGACTCAGAAATAATTTTAGAAGACAAAGTTAATTATAAAGATGTCAATTAA
- a CDS encoding dimethylarginine dimethylaminohydrolase family protein, whose protein sequence is MHYCSSMYAPLKRVIVKHPKDAFRSQAHLADEWKTFNYLSEPNYEEALSEYAEFVGILEKYVDTIDYLPEADEVGLDSLYAHDPVKFTPSGAIILKSGKTLRQPEAAVYKNFLQDRGIPIIGKLSGEAVSDGGDIVWLDDRTLVVGRGYRTNDEAIRQLKEMTADIVDEFIVVQLPHDLGEAECLHLMSFISMVDHDLAVVHSRLMPVFFRQLLIERGIQLIEVPKEEYDALGCNVLALAPRVCVIPEGNPATKQQLIDAGATVYEYKGNEITVKGTGGPTCLTCPVIRG, encoded by the coding sequence ATGCATTATTGTTCATCAATGTATGCACCTTTGAAACGCGTTATAGTAAAACATCCTAAAGACGCTTTCCGAAGCCAAGCACATCTTGCGGATGAATGGAAAACATTTAACTACTTATCAGAGCCTAACTATGAGGAAGCTCTAAGTGAATATGCTGAATTTGTTGGAATTCTTGAAAAGTATGTTGATACGATTGATTATTTGCCGGAAGCAGATGAAGTAGGATTGGATTCCCTTTATGCGCATGACCCGGTCAAATTCACGCCTAGCGGGGCCATTATACTAAAATCAGGTAAAACATTAAGACAGCCAGAAGCAGCGGTGTATAAAAATTTTTTACAAGATAGAGGTATCCCGATCATTGGAAAACTCTCTGGGGAGGCTGTTTCTGACGGAGGAGATATTGTTTGGCTTGATGATCGAACGCTTGTGGTAGGTAGAGGGTATAGAACAAATGATGAAGCCATTCGTCAGCTAAAAGAAATGACAGCTGACATTGTAGATGAGTTTATTGTGGTACAGCTACCACATGATTTAGGTGAAGCTGAATGTCTACACTTAATGTCTTTCATTAGTATGGTAGATCATGATCTAGCAGTAGTGCATTCACGTTTAATGCCAGTCTTTTTCCGTCAGCTGCTAATTGAACGTGGTATTCAATTAATAGAAGTACCGAAAGAAGAGTATGACGCACTGGGCTGTAATGTCTTAGCACTTGCACCTAGAGTTTGTGTTATTCCAGAAGGAAATCCGGCAACAAAGCAACAGCTAATTGATGCCGGTGCGACAGTTTATGAATATAAAGGCAATGAAATTACAGTTAAAGGAACAGGTGGACCAACATGTCTAACTTGTCCAGTTATAAGAGGATAA
- a CDS encoding dimethylarginine dimethylaminohydrolase family protein gives MFKNVIVKNPGNSFINGLTTSDLGKPILEKLFEQHEKYVEALKKCGVEVTQLPANEAFPDSTFVEDTAVLTPEFAIISNPGAEARNREIEEIEPAVKQFYEKIYYIKGSGTLDGGDVLQAEKKFYVGISDRTNEEGAQQFKEIVEQEGYEATIIPLKEFFHLKTGIAYVGENRMVVAGEFVDHPAFESYEKVVIPKEDEYSANCIQVNDYIIIPAGYPETNRKLLDLGYQTIELEMSEFRKHDGGLSCLSLRF, from the coding sequence ATGTTTAAAAATGTTATTGTTAAAAATCCAGGAAATAGCTTTATCAACGGTTTAACGACTAGTGATTTAGGAAAACCCATTTTAGAAAAATTGTTTGAGCAGCATGAAAAATATGTAGAAGCTTTAAAAAAATGTGGTGTTGAGGTAACACAATTACCAGCAAATGAAGCTTTTCCAGATTCTACATTTGTAGAAGATACTGCTGTTTTAACACCTGAATTTGCTATTATTTCAAACCCAGGAGCAGAGGCTCGAAACCGGGAAATTGAAGAAATTGAGCCTGCTGTTAAGCAATTCTATGAAAAAATTTACTATATTAAAGGCTCTGGAACACTCGATGGTGGAGATGTATTGCAAGCAGAGAAGAAGTTTTATGTAGGAATCTCCGACCGCACAAATGAAGAAGGTGCACAGCAATTTAAAGAAATAGTTGAGCAAGAGGGTTACGAAGCAACTATCATCCCATTAAAGGAATTCTTCCATTTAAAAACAGGTATTGCCTATGTAGGGGAAAATCGTATGGTGGTAGCTGGAGAATTTGTGGATCATCCTGCATTTGAATCTTACGAAAAAGTTGTCATTCCTAAAGAAGATGAATATTCAGCAAACTGTATTCAAGTAAATGATTATATCATTATCCCAGCTGGTTACCCGGAAACAAATCGAAAATTACTAGACCTAGGTTATCAAACAATTGAACTTGAGATGTCTGAATTCAGAAAACATGATGGTGGCTTGAGCTGTTTATCATTACGTTTTTAA
- the rsmB gene encoding 16S rRNA (cytosine(967)-C(5))-methyltransferase RsmB gives MSKKSVVIWDGNVRDAALSILLAVDKNQAYSNLLLNETIKRHKIEAKDRALLTEITYGTLQHKMTLDFYLEPFIRGSVDHWVRWLLRISLYQIHYLTRIPPHAAVNEAVEIAKRRGHRGIASMVNGILRSILRSGVPSTDSIEDPIERLAIETSHPEWLVQRFVANYGLEVATAMLQENNVPPVQTVRVNTTKASVEQAIEELENEGLTAQQSDIMPECLHVTNGQPARTKAFKEGLITIQDESSMIPAKVLNPSPGMRVLDMCAAPGGKTTHLAEIMNNEGSILATDLHPHKLDLIDHNTERLGLDIVETAPIDGRKASEFLQAASFDAILVDAPCSGLGVMRRKPDIKYTKREEDLENLQKIQLALLDAATKVLKIDGKLVYSTCTVDTQENEGTVKAFLTAHPEMEAIQLESLPTKLAEKQANGMLQVFPQDFGSDGFFVAAFRKKGESN, from the coding sequence ATGAGTAAAAAAAGTGTAGTTATTTGGGATGGAAATGTGCGAGATGCTGCATTATCTATTCTGTTAGCAGTTGATAAAAATCAAGCCTATAGCAATTTATTGCTAAATGAAACCATTAAAAGACATAAAATAGAAGCAAAAGATCGCGCATTATTAACTGAAATTACGTATGGAACATTACAGCATAAAATGACGCTCGATTTTTATTTAGAGCCTTTTATTCGCGGTTCAGTCGATCATTGGGTTCGTTGGTTATTAAGAATATCCTTATATCAAATTCATTATTTAACGCGCATACCACCGCATGCCGCTGTAAACGAGGCAGTAGAAATTGCCAAGCGTCGAGGACATCGTGGAATTGCTTCGATGGTCAATGGTATTTTAAGATCAATATTACGAAGTGGTGTTCCTTCTACAGATAGTATTGAGGATCCGATCGAGCGTCTTGCTATTGAAACTAGTCATCCAGAATGGTTAGTGCAACGATTTGTAGCAAACTACGGTCTAGAAGTAGCAACAGCCATGTTACAGGAAAATAATGTTCCACCTGTGCAAACAGTGCGTGTAAATACTACAAAAGCATCAGTTGAACAAGCTATTGAGGAACTAGAGAATGAAGGATTAACAGCACAGCAAAGTGATATAATGCCTGAATGTTTACATGTAACCAATGGACAACCAGCACGCACAAAAGCATTCAAAGAAGGTCTTATTACTATACAGGATGAAAGTTCAATGATCCCTGCTAAAGTGTTAAATCCATCTCCAGGTATGCGTGTCTTGGATATGTGTGCAGCTCCGGGTGGAAAGACAACACATTTAGCTGAAATAATGAACAATGAAGGCTCCATTTTAGCAACAGATCTTCATCCACATAAATTAGATTTAATTGACCATAATACAGAACGTCTTGGGCTGGATATTGTAGAAACAGCTCCAATAGATGGACGTAAAGCATCAGAATTTTTACAAGCAGCGTCTTTTGATGCCATTTTAGTTGATGCACCGTGTAGCGGACTAGGAGTTATGCGACGTAAGCCAGATATTAAATATACAAAACGAGAAGAAGATTTAGAAAATCTTCAAAAGATCCAATTGGCCTTACTTGATGCAGCAACAAAAGTATTGAAAATAGATGGGAAGCTTGTGTACAGTACTTGTACAGTAGATACTCAAGAAAATGAAGGCACAGTTAAAGCCTTTTTAACAGCACATCCAGAAATGGAAGCTATACAACTAGAATCTTTACCAACAAAATTAGCGGAAAAGCAAGCTAATGGCATGCTTCAAGTCTTTCCACAAGACTTTGGTAGTGACGGTTTCTTCGTTGCTGCCTTTCGTAAAAAAGGAGAATCCAACTAA
- the rpe gene encoding ribulose-phosphate 3-epimerase has product MIQIAPSILAANFAKLGEEVKEVEQAGATLIHIDVMDGHFVPNISFGSIVLDAIRPLTELPLDVHLMIENPDQYIEQFAKAGADYITVHVEACRHLHRTIQLIRSYGVKAGVVLNPHTPIESIQHILEDIDMVLLMTVNPGFGGQKFIHSVVPKIEALSTMIKERGLDIAIEIDGGITAETIVPCAQAGATIFVAGSAIYSKEDRTAALQEILAAGEAAIKG; this is encoded by the coding sequence ATGATACAAATAGCACCATCAATTTTAGCAGCGAATTTTGCAAAATTAGGAGAAGAAGTGAAGGAAGTAGAGCAAGCGGGTGCAACACTCATTCATATTGACGTAATGGATGGTCACTTTGTGCCAAATATTTCATTTGGTTCTATCGTATTAGATGCAATCCGTCCTTTAACTGAACTACCTTTAGATGTGCATTTAATGATCGAAAATCCAGATCAATATATTGAACAGTTTGCTAAAGCTGGAGCAGACTATATTACAGTACATGTGGAGGCATGCCGTCATTTACATCGTACTATACAATTAATTCGTTCTTACGGCGTAAAGGCTGGTGTTGTATTAAATCCACATACACCAATAGAATCCATTCAACACATTTTGGAAGATATTGATATGGTATTATTGATGACTGTCAATCCAGGCTTTGGTGGACAAAAATTTATTCATTCTGTTGTGCCTAAAATTGAAGCATTATCGACAATGATTAAAGAGCGAGGTCTTGATATCGCCATTGAAATTGATGGAGGTATTACTGCTGAAACGATTGTTCCATGTGCACAGGCTGGAGCGACTATTTTTGTGGCAGGATCAGCAATTTATAGTAAAGAAGATCGAACAGCTGCACTTCAAGAGATTTTAGCGGCTGGTGAGGCTGCGATTAAAGGATGA
- the rlmN gene encoding 23S rRNA (adenine(2503)-C(2))-methyltransferase RlmN: protein MVDQEKFNERINDLVDEAEDKPVRRVKKEKPNLKESIYSLQPHQLEEWLKENGEKPFRAAQIFDWLYNKRVKTFEEMSNLSKGLREKLTANFALSTLSTIIKQESKDGTIKFLFQLQDGYSIETVLMRHDYGNSVCVTTQVGCRIGCTFCASTLGGLKRHLLAGEIVEQVVKVQQTLDEVGERVSHIVIMGIGEPFDNYDAMMNFLKVINHEKGLNIGARHITVSTSGIVPKIYQFADEQLQINFAVSLHAPNQEARQKLMPIARAYKLDELMEAVRYYTKKTGRRVSFEYGLMSGENDSVEIAEELSALIKGIKCHVNLIPVNYVPERDYVRTSRSQIFAFEKTLKKNGINVTIRREQGSDIAAACGQLRAQERSEETR from the coding sequence ATGGTGGATCAAGAAAAATTTAATGAACGTATTAACGATTTAGTTGATGAAGCGGAAGACAAGCCCGTACGTCGAGTGAAAAAGGAAAAACCAAATTTAAAAGAGTCTATTTACTCTTTACAGCCACACCAGTTAGAAGAGTGGTTAAAGGAAAATGGCGAAAAGCCTTTCCGTGCTGCTCAAATTTTTGACTGGCTATATAATAAACGAGTGAAAACTTTTGAAGAGATGTCTAATCTTTCAAAGGGATTGCGTGAAAAGTTAACTGCCAATTTTGCTTTATCCACATTATCAACCATTATTAAGCAAGAGTCTAAAGATGGTACAATTAAATTTTTATTTCAATTGCAGGATGGCTATTCAATAGAAACGGTGTTAATGCGCCATGATTATGGAAACTCTGTTTGTGTAACAACACAGGTGGGTTGTCGAATTGGCTGTACGTTTTGTGCTTCTACTTTAGGCGGCTTGAAGCGCCATTTATTAGCAGGGGAAATCGTGGAGCAAGTTGTCAAAGTCCAGCAGACTTTAGACGAAGTAGGTGAGCGAGTATCACACATTGTTATTATGGGTATCGGCGAACCTTTCGATAACTATGATGCAATGATGAACTTCTTAAAAGTAATTAACCATGAAAAAGGATTAAATATTGGCGCACGTCATATAACCGTTTCAACTTCAGGTATAGTTCCTAAAATTTATCAATTTGCGGATGAACAATTACAAATTAATTTTGCCGTATCTCTACACGCACCAAACCAAGAAGCACGTCAAAAGTTAATGCCTATTGCACGTGCATATAAATTAGATGAATTAATGGAAGCAGTTCGTTATTATACTAAAAAAACAGGTCGACGTGTGAGCTTTGAATACGGATTGATGTCTGGTGAAAATGATTCAGTAGAAATTGCAGAAGAGTTATCTGCATTAATTAAAGGAATTAAATGTCACGTTAACTTAATTCCTGTTAACTACGTGCCAGAACGTGATTATGTACGTACGTCTCGTAGTCAAATTTTTGCTTTTGAAAAAACTTTAAAGAAAAATGGTATTAACGTAACAATCCGCCGAGAGCAAGGTTCAGATATAGCAGCTGCGTGTGGGCAATTACGTGCACAAGAGAGATCTGAAGAAACGAGGTGA
- a CDS encoding thiamine diphosphokinase: MTTVVVCAGGPKQELCSFSSFQQQQDVVFIGADRGALYLIEHGITPHAIVGDFDSLTDEEYQLVMAQTDDQQRFQEEKNETDTDLALLKAYTYAPQEIILTGVTGGRLDHYEAAVRSIYRLQKEHPHVELKIINHSNMLQFLLPGNHTIFADSRYRYLSFFAHEEPIQDVTLRQVKYETTNEEISLGTTRFTSNEIIGTSGSISFSRGICLMIRSID; the protein is encoded by the coding sequence ATGACGACAGTCGTTGTTTGTGCAGGTGGACCAAAACAAGAACTTTGTTCATTCTCTTCATTTCAACAACAACAGGATGTCGTGTTTATTGGAGCGGATCGTGGAGCTTTATATTTAATTGAGCATGGGATTACCCCTCATGCCATTGTTGGTGACTTTGATTCCTTAACCGACGAGGAGTATCAATTGGTAATGGCACAAACAGATGATCAGCAGCGTTTTCAGGAAGAAAAAAATGAAACAGATACGGATCTAGCTTTGCTGAAAGCCTATACGTATGCGCCTCAAGAAATTATTTTGACGGGTGTTACGGGTGGACGTTTAGATCATTATGAGGCAGCTGTTCGTTCCATTTATAGATTACAAAAAGAGCACCCTCATGTTGAGCTGAAGATTATCAATCATTCAAATATGTTGCAATTTTTACTACCAGGTAACCATACGATTTTTGCAGATAGTCGATACCGATACTTGTCCTTTTTTGCTCATGAAGAGCCTATTCAGGATGTGACATTGCGACAAGTAAAATATGAAACAACGAATGAGGAAATTTCTTTAGGAACAACTCGATTCACAAGTAATGAAATAATAGGAACTTCAGGGTCTATATCTTTCTCACGAGGCATATGTTTAATGATAAGAAGCATAGATTAG